A window of the Deinococcus gobiensis I-0 genome harbors these coding sequences:
- a CDS encoding PucR family transcriptional regulator, whose protein sequence is MPCGANWGCPARRRATPDPELPTLADALAAAAPLPPARVRRAYLRRLAGDLRPHLPALNLLLDDLRGVTGRAQPERALAQWLASVTGGRATLYSSWDEVVAQQGTPGPARAEQRLVYEGRPVGRLTLEAAPEWLALVPLVAEQARLARLQAAAAGAARRRAGERQFEALLAGDLSGAPGGGPCVLAALRLGGPMPRTGSARERRLQQLDLLCAVGEGQLQGQRLPCLATVRGDKALWLWQGQDSAREAAALHRGLLSATEALFSLGISAPQPGFASVRAALGQAVQALQEVRAPRGLMTFERLDPFQTLLESGALHTLSEQVLGRLRAADDGRLEDTLREYLRRPGSLGALAQALNVHINTLRHRLRRTEEVLGGDLNDPAFVARLYLALHAGQEGAPGAFGDAEAPGAE, encoded by the coding sequence GTGCCCTGCGGCGCGAACTGGGGCTGCCCGGCCCGGCGCCGGGCGACCCCCGACCCCGAGCTGCCCACCCTGGCCGACGCGCTGGCCGCTGCGGCCCCGCTGCCGCCCGCCCGCGTGCGCCGGGCCTACCTGCGGCGGCTGGCCGGCGACCTGCGGCCCCACCTGCCCGCCCTGAACCTGCTGCTCGACGACCTGCGGGGCGTGACCGGGCGCGCGCAGCCCGAACGCGCGCTGGCGCAGTGGCTCGCCTCCGTGACGGGCGGCCGGGCCACCCTCTATTCGAGCTGGGACGAGGTGGTGGCGCAGCAGGGCACGCCGGGGCCCGCCCGCGCCGAGCAGCGCCTGGTCTACGAGGGCCGCCCGGTGGGCCGCCTGACCCTGGAGGCCGCGCCGGAGTGGCTGGCGCTCGTGCCCCTGGTGGCCGAGCAGGCGCGGCTGGCCCGACTCCAGGCGGCGGCGGCGGGGGCGGCGCGCCGCCGGGCGGGCGAGCGGCAGTTCGAGGCCCTGCTGGCCGGCGACCTGAGCGGCGCGCCCGGCGGCGGCCCCTGCGTGCTGGCGGCCCTGCGCCTCGGCGGCCCCATGCCCCGCACCGGCAGCGCCCGCGAGCGCCGGCTCCAGCAGCTCGACCTGCTGTGCGCGGTGGGCGAGGGGCAGCTCCAGGGCCAGCGCCTGCCCTGCCTGGCCACCGTGCGGGGCGACAAGGCCCTGTGGCTGTGGCAGGGGCAGGACTCCGCGCGCGAGGCGGCGGCGCTGCACCGCGGCCTGCTGAGCGCCACCGAGGCCCTGTTCTCGCTGGGAATCAGCGCGCCGCAGCCCGGCTTCGCGTCGGTGCGCGCCGCGCTGGGGCAGGCGGTCCAGGCCCTTCAGGAGGTGCGCGCCCCCCGTGGCCTGATGACCTTCGAGCGGCTCGACCCCTTTCAGACCCTGCTGGAAAGCGGCGCGCTGCATACCCTGTCCGAACAGGTGCTGGGGCGGCTGCGCGCGGCGGACGACGGCCGGCTCGAAGACACCCTGCGCGAGTACCTGCGCCGTCCGGGGTCGCTCGGGGCCCTGGCGCAGGCCCTGAACGTCCACATCAACACCCTGCGTCACCGCCTGCGCCGGACCGAGGAGGTGCTGGGCGGCGACCTGAACGATCCGGCCTTCGTGGCCCGCCTGTATCTGGCCCTGCACGCCGGGCAGGAGGGCGCGCCCGGGGCCTTCGGGGACGCCGAAGCCCCCGGAGCGGAATGA
- the hpaE gene encoding 5-carboxymethyl-2-hydroxymuconate semialdehyde dehydrogenase, producing the protein MTVSVPVPAHEALRRSLAQRPLRHFIGGEWVDAAGGETFGVQTPTDNSPLTRAASGDARDIDRAAQAAWDAFPAWRALGGKARRKLLYRVADLIETRAEEIAVLESLDTGQPIRFMKSAAVRAAENFRFFADRAEGAQDGLSLPTQGFLNYTVRQPVGPVGIITPWNTPFMLSTWKIAPALAAGCTVVHKPAEWSPVTATVLAEIMHEAGLPAGVVNLVHGYGETAGKALTEHPHIKAIAFIGESRTGSLIQKQGADTLKRVHLELGGKNPVVVFADADLDRALDAVIFMLYSLNGQRCTSSSRLLVERGIHDAFVEGLRERVANIRVGDPLDPATEVGPLIHPRQFEKVCSYFDIAREDGAVVAVGGERIGDVGNYVRPTLITGARTDMRVAQEEIFGPVLTVLPFDDEAQALHIANDVPYGLAAYLWTNDLTRAHTFAAGLDAGMIWVNSENVRHLPTPFGGMKASGIGRDGGDYSFDFYMETKNVAINLDGHRAARLGLPGKED; encoded by the coding sequence ATGACCGTATCCGTACCTGTGCCGGCCCACGAGGCCCTGCGGCGCTCGCTGGCCCAGCGCCCCCTGCGCCATTTCATCGGCGGCGAGTGGGTGGACGCCGCCGGAGGCGAGACCTTCGGGGTCCAGACGCCGACCGACAACAGCCCCCTGACCCGCGCGGCCAGCGGCGACGCGCGCGACATCGACCGCGCGGCGCAGGCCGCCTGGGACGCCTTTCCGGCGTGGCGCGCGCTGGGCGGCAAGGCGCGGCGCAAACTGCTGTACCGCGTCGCCGACCTCATCGAGACGCGGGCCGAGGAAATCGCCGTGCTGGAGAGCCTGGACACCGGGCAACCCATCCGGTTCATGAAGTCGGCGGCGGTGCGCGCGGCCGAGAACTTCCGGTTCTTCGCCGACCGGGCCGAGGGCGCGCAGGACGGCCTGAGCCTGCCCACCCAGGGCTTCCTGAACTACACGGTCCGGCAGCCGGTCGGGCCGGTGGGCATCATCACGCCCTGGAACACGCCCTTCATGCTGAGCACCTGGAAGATCGCCCCGGCGCTGGCGGCCGGCTGCACGGTGGTCCACAAGCCCGCCGAGTGGAGTCCGGTGACAGCCACGGTGCTGGCCGAGATCATGCACGAGGCGGGGCTGCCGGCCGGCGTGGTGAACCTCGTTCACGGCTACGGCGAGACGGCGGGCAAGGCGCTGACCGAGCACCCGCACATCAAGGCCATCGCCTTCATCGGCGAGAGCCGCACCGGCAGCCTGATCCAGAAGCAGGGGGCCGACACCCTCAAGCGCGTGCACCTGGAACTCGGCGGCAAGAATCCGGTCGTGGTGTTCGCGGACGCGGACCTGGACCGGGCGCTCGACGCCGTGATCTTCATGCTCTACAGCCTCAACGGGCAGCGCTGCACGTCGTCGAGCCGCCTCCTGGTCGAGCGGGGCATCCACGACGCCTTCGTCGAGGGACTGCGGGAGCGCGTCGCGAACATCCGCGTGGGCGATCCGCTGGACCCCGCGACCGAGGTCGGGCCGCTCATCCACCCCCGGCAGTTCGAGAAGGTCTGCTCGTACTTCGACATCGCGCGTGAGGACGGCGCGGTGGTGGCGGTCGGCGGCGAGCGCATCGGGGACGTGGGGAACTACGTGCGCCCCACGCTGATCACGGGCGCGCGCACCGACATGCGGGTGGCGCAGGAGGAGATCTTCGGGCCGGTGCTGACCGTGTTGCCTTTCGACGACGAGGCGCAGGCACTGCACATCGCCAACGACGTGCCTTACGGGCTGGCCGCCTACCTCTGGACGAACGACCTGACGCGCGCGCATACCTTCGCGGCGGGCCTGGACGCCGGCATGATCTGGGTGAACTCGGAAAACGTGCGCCACCTGCCCACGCCCTTCGGCGGCATGAAGGCCAGCGGCATCGGGCGCGACGGCGGCGACTATTCCTTCGACTTCTACATGGAGACGAAAAACGTCGCCATCAACCTGGATGGGCACCGCGCCGCGCGGCTCGGCCTGCCCGGCAAGGAGGACTGA
- a CDS encoding thiolase family protein, producing the protein MTQTPLQDRDVVIVAAVRTPIGTVRGALSTVRPDDLAALAIREAVARSGVPAAEIEEVILGCANQAGEDNRNVARMALLLAGLPDTAAGLTVNRLCASGLSAVNTAARAIRNGDGDIYVAGGVESMTRAPLSMPKQAQGFGNGNVVAYDTTLGWRYPNPAMEALFPLEAMGETAENIAERSREGAYAGGEITREDQDAYALESQRRAVAAINAGRFRDEIVPVPVKGRRGTTLFDTDEHPRMTPGTDGYALATDAATLAGLKPAFRKGGTVTAGNASGLNDGAAALVLTSAAKARELGLRPLARWVGGAAAGVEPRVMGLGPVPAIRKLMERTGRTLGGVDRIEINEAFAAQAIACMRELDIAHARLNVDGGAIALGHPLGMSGARLVTTLAHAIGRGEVDTAVAALCVGVGQGEAALLERVEA; encoded by the coding sequence ATGACCCAGACCCCCCTGCAAGACCGCGACGTGGTGATCGTCGCTGCCGTCCGCACGCCCATCGGCACTGTCCGGGGCGCGCTCTCGACCGTCCGCCCCGACGACCTCGCCGCCCTGGCGATCCGCGAGGCGGTCGCCCGCAGCGGCGTTCCGGCCGCCGAGATCGAGGAGGTCATCCTCGGCTGCGCCAACCAGGCCGGCGAGGACAACCGCAACGTGGCGCGCATGGCCCTGCTGCTCGCCGGGCTGCCCGACACGGCCGCCGGCCTGACGGTCAACCGGCTGTGCGCCTCGGGCCTCTCGGCGGTGAATACGGCCGCCCGCGCCATCCGCAACGGCGACGGCGACATCTATGTGGCGGGCGGCGTCGAGAGCATGACCCGCGCGCCGCTCTCGATGCCCAAGCAGGCCCAGGGCTTCGGCAACGGCAACGTGGTGGCCTACGACACGACGCTGGGCTGGCGCTACCCGAACCCCGCGATGGAGGCCCTGTTTCCGCTGGAGGCGATGGGCGAGACGGCCGAGAACATCGCCGAACGCAGCCGGGAGGGGGCCTACGCGGGCGGCGAGATCACCCGCGAGGATCAGGACGCCTACGCGCTGGAGTCGCAGCGCCGGGCCGTGGCGGCCATCAACGCCGGGCGCTTCAGGGACGAGATCGTGCCGGTGCCGGTCAAGGGCCGCAGGGGCACCACCCTCTTCGACACCGACGAGCACCCGCGCATGACGCCGGGGACAGATGGCTACGCCCTCGCCACCGACGCGGCGACGCTGGCGGGGCTCAAGCCCGCTTTCCGCAAGGGCGGCACGGTCACGGCGGGCAACGCCAGCGGTCTGAACGACGGCGCGGCGGCCCTGGTCCTGACGAGCGCGGCCAAGGCCCGTGAGCTGGGCCTGCGCCCCCTGGCCCGCTGGGTGGGCGGCGCGGCGGCGGGCGTCGAACCGCGCGTGATGGGCCTGGGGCCGGTACCCGCCATCCGCAAGCTGATGGAGCGCACGGGACGCACCCTAGGCGGCGTCGACCGCATCGAGATCAACGAGGCCTTCGCGGCGCAGGCCATCGCGTGCATGCGCGAACTGGACATCGCACACGCCCGGCTGAACGTGGACGGCGGCGCCATCGCCTTGGGGCACCCGCTGGGTATGAGTGGCGCGCGACTGGTGACCACGCTGGCCCACGCCATCGGCCGGGGCGAGGTGGACACGGCCGTCGCCGCGCTGTGCGTCGGGGTCGGCCAGGGCGAGGCGGCGCTGCTCGAACGGGTGGAGGCGTGA
- a CDS encoding 3-oxoacid CoA-transferase, translating to MRLPPLITAPEAAALVKSGDTLLVGGFGMTGNPVNLVHALAETDTRNLTYVANNVSEPGLSGGRLLRNRQIARAVGSYFTSNREAVQASQEGWLDVTLLPQGTLAEAIRAGGAGLGGFYTPTAAGTLIAEGADTRTISGQEMVFVPAIRGDVAFVRAWRADRTGNLQYRLTEQNFNRAMATAAKVVVAEVEEIVEMGGLAPEHVHTPGLYVDYLVQAPLTLANLGSSADVKGGSRRVDEARMNMARRALKELRAGDVVNLGIGIPTLVADLITPEMNINLHTENGMLGVGPAPEDGGAMDYPVNAGKIPVTALPGASYFDSAESFGMIRGGHVDVAVMGGLQVDAAGNLANWAVPGKPLLGVGGAMDLAGGARRLIVTMTHTEENGAPKIVGNCTLPLTARGVVDMVITDRAVFEFRAGRLTLTGLMPGATLEDVRASTGAAFDERL from the coding sequence GTGAGGCTCCCTCCCCTCATCACCGCGCCGGAGGCCGCTGCCCTGGTGAAGTCCGGCGACACGCTGCTCGTCGGGGGTTTCGGCATGACCGGCAACCCGGTGAACCTCGTCCACGCGCTGGCCGAAACGGATACGCGGAACCTGACCTACGTCGCCAACAACGTCTCCGAGCCGGGCCTGAGCGGCGGGCGACTGCTGCGAAACCGCCAGATCGCCCGCGCGGTGGGCAGCTACTTCACCAGCAACCGCGAGGCCGTGCAGGCCAGTCAGGAAGGCTGGCTGGACGTGACCCTGCTGCCCCAGGGCACCCTGGCCGAGGCCATCCGCGCCGGGGGGGCGGGCCTGGGCGGCTTCTATACCCCGACCGCCGCCGGGACCCTGATTGCCGAGGGGGCCGACACCCGCACCATCAGCGGCCAGGAGATGGTCTTCGTGCCGGCCATCCGGGGCGACGTGGCCTTCGTGCGGGCGTGGCGCGCCGACCGGACGGGCAACTTGCAGTACCGCCTGACCGAGCAGAATTTCAACCGCGCGATGGCGACCGCCGCGAAGGTCGTGGTGGCCGAGGTCGAGGAGATCGTCGAGATGGGCGGGCTGGCCCCCGAACACGTGCACACGCCGGGGCTGTACGTGGACTACCTCGTGCAGGCCCCGCTGACCCTGGCGAACCTGGGCAGCAGCGCGGACGTGAAGGGCGGGTCCCGGCGGGTGGACGAGGCGCGCATGAACATGGCCCGCCGCGCCCTGAAGGAGCTGCGCGCAGGCGACGTGGTGAACCTGGGCATCGGGATTCCGACGCTGGTCGCCGACCTCATCACGCCCGAGATGAACATCAACCTGCACACCGAAAACGGCATGCTGGGCGTCGGCCCGGCCCCCGAGGACGGCGGCGCGATGGACTATCCGGTGAATGCGGGCAAGATTCCGGTCACGGCGCTGCCCGGCGCGAGCTACTTCGACAGCGCCGAGTCCTTCGGCATGATCCGGGGCGGGCACGTGGACGTGGCGGTCATGGGGGGCCTACAGGTGGACGCGGCGGGCAACCTCGCCAACTGGGCGGTGCCCGGCAAGCCGCTGCTGGGTGTGGGCGGCGCGATGGACCTCGCGGGCGGGGCACGCCGCCTGATCGTGACGATGACGCACACCGAAGAGAACGGCGCGCCCAAGATCGTCGGGAACTGCACGCTGCCGCTGACCGCGCGGGGCGTGGTGGATATGGTCATCACCGACCGGGCCGTGTTCGAGTTCCGGGCGGGCCGCCTGACGCTGACCGGCCTGATGCCAGGGGCCACGCTGGAAGACGTGCGCGCCTCCACCGGAGCGGCGTTCGACGAGCGGCTGTGA
- a CDS encoding AIM24 family protein, with the protein MTQLQPGEKRKLSDFLTGPRLRVQVTHDLPQADVSVFGLDGERKLRDDRYFVFYNQLQSPGREVSLQLADGHATFDLDLAALPAGIERLVFVISHDQQPMSRLGQLRLSVQDAQGTERAAVPLTGTQFTAERALMIAELYRHSGEWRLAGVAQGFQGGLDSLLEYFGGQVAGSQTPAAPSPVAPAPASLPAAPAHVPPAAPAWSAPVSPAPAAPGPGVPTGAAPSGQGSSLSDFLRASAEQDRPGDVFELESSKMLEVKVNGRVWSKLGAMVAYRGRLDFQRASTLSDLMGGMRQGGGGMMGSLLGAAMRMGSGEMGPLVSIQGQGVCYLADQGKEISIIRLQGDTLNVNGKDLLAFEDTVTHEITMQRSVAGMVSGGMFSVQVRGHGMVALLSHGQPLTLRVTPQEPVFTDPNATIAWSENLRPDLRVSQDLRSMFGRGGGETLQMAFQGSGFVVVQPYEEAAAMDHLPSH; encoded by the coding sequence TTGACACAGCTTCAACCCGGCGAGAAACGCAAGTTGTCCGATTTCCTGACAGGGCCGCGCCTGCGCGTGCAGGTCACGCACGACCTGCCGCAGGCCGACGTGAGCGTCTTCGGCCTCGACGGCGAGCGCAAGCTGCGCGACGACCGGTATTTCGTCTTCTACAACCAGCTCCAGAGTCCGGGGCGCGAGGTGTCGTTGCAGCTCGCGGACGGCCACGCGACTTTCGACCTCGACCTCGCGGCGCTGCCGGCGGGGATCGAGCGGCTGGTCTTCGTGATCTCGCACGACCAGCAGCCCATGAGCCGCCTGGGCCAGCTGCGCCTGAGCGTGCAGGACGCCCAGGGCACCGAGCGCGCCGCCGTGCCCCTCACGGGCACCCAGTTCACGGCCGAGCGCGCCCTGATGATCGCCGAGCTGTACCGCCATTCCGGCGAGTGGCGGCTCGCGGGCGTCGCGCAGGGCTTCCAGGGTGGCCTCGACTCGCTGCTGGAGTATTTCGGCGGACAGGTGGCCGGCAGCCAGACGCCCGCCGCGCCGTCGCCCGTTGCCCCGGCCCCGGCCTCCCTCCCGGCAGCTCCGGCCCATGTGCCGCCCGCCGCGCCGGCCTGGAGCGCCCCCGTATCCCCTGCCCCGGCGGCTCCGGGCCCCGGCGTTCCCACCGGGGCCGCGCCGTCGGGCCAGGGCAGCAGCCTGTCGGACTTCCTGCGCGCGAGCGCCGAGCAGGACCGGCCCGGCGACGTGTTCGAGCTGGAATCGAGCAAGATGCTGGAGGTCAAGGTCAACGGCCGGGTCTGGAGCAAGCTCGGGGCGATGGTGGCCTACCGGGGCCGCCTCGACTTCCAGCGGGCCAGCACCCTCAGCGACCTCATGGGCGGCATGCGGCAGGGCGGCGGCGGCATGATGGGCTCGCTGCTGGGCGCCGCCATGCGCATGGGCAGCGGCGAGATGGGGCCGCTGGTCAGCATCCAGGGCCAGGGCGTGTGCTACCTCGCCGACCAGGGCAAGGAAATCTCGATCATCCGGCTGCAGGGCGACACCCTGAACGTCAACGGCAAGGACCTGCTGGCCTTCGAGGACACCGTGACCCACGAGATCACCATGCAGCGCTCGGTGGCGGGCATGGTGTCGGGCGGCATGTTCAGCGTGCAGGTGCGCGGGCACGGCATGGTCGCCCTCCTGAGCCACGGCCAGCCGCTGACGCTGCGGGTCACGCCGCAGGAGCCGGTCTTCACCGACCCCAACGCCACCATCGCCTGGAGCGAGAACCTGCGCCCCGACCTGCGCGTGAGCCAGGACCTGCGCTCCATGTTCGGGCGTGGGGGCGGCGAGACCCTCCAGATGGCCTTCCAGGGCAGCGGCTTCGTGGTCGTGCAGCCCTACGAGGAAGCCGCCGCGATGGACCACCTGCCGAGCCACTGA
- a CDS encoding DUF1684 domain-containing protein, with amino-acid sequence MTVSEPAAPAWLDLLDWRRRVADLYAEVRAGRAQDPAGAHRRWAQERSELFRSHPQTPLPEGARAAFAGLPVWPYDPALVFGARVRSLPEERLTVASSTGQDLPLVRFGRAEFGDHGLDLYWIDVYGGGVFVPFRDATSGQESYGGGRYLLDTVKGADLGSTARGDLVLDFNFAYHPSCFYDARWSCPLAPPANVLKFAVRAGERASLPPAP; translated from the coding sequence GTGACTGTTTCCGAACCGGCGGCCCCTGCCTGGCTGGACCTGCTCGACTGGCGTCGGCGGGTGGCCGACCTGTATGCCGAGGTGCGCGCCGGCCGCGCCCAGGACCCGGCCGGCGCGCACCGCCGCTGGGCCCAGGAGCGCAGCGAACTGTTCCGGAGTCACCCACAGACCCCGCTGCCCGAAGGGGCGCGCGCGGCCTTCGCGGGGCTGCCCGTCTGGCCCTACGACCCGGCGCTGGTGTTCGGGGCGCGGGTGCGCAGTCTCCCGGAAGAGCGCCTGACGGTCGCGTCCTCGACCGGCCAGGACCTCCCGCTCGTGCGGTTCGGCCGGGCCGAGTTCGGCGATCACGGGCTGGACCTGTACTGGATCGACGTATACGGCGGCGGGGTCTTCGTGCCGTTCCGGGACGCCACGAGCGGCCAGGAAAGCTACGGGGGCGGGCGTTACCTCCTCGACACCGTCAAGGGGGCCGACCTGGGCAGCACCGCGCGCGGGGACCTCGTGCTGGATTTCAATTTCGCCTACCATCCCTCCTGTTTCTACGACGCCCGCTGGAGCTGCCCACTCGCGCCGCCCGCCAACGTCCTGAAGTTCGCTGTGCGGGCCGGAGAGCGGGCGTCCCTGCCCCCGGCCCCGTAA
- a CDS encoding cupin domain-containing protein → MHARQIAFGSAPGPIGLVFEHLSGEGSTLTGTARLRRGQQVPLSGESVHPADEYSYVLSGRVEIEIGGQVHLGGPGTFMLIPAGEGHVTRALEDAEVLWWWVGSPETFTALKAAYPAEAAALAAPVPAPAPAAPFPDALPPKETP, encoded by the coding sequence ATGCACGCCCGGCAAATCGCCTTCGGGAGCGCTCCTGGCCCCATCGGTCTCGTGTTCGAGCATCTGTCGGGCGAGGGCAGCACCCTGACCGGTACGGCCCGGCTGCGGCGCGGCCAGCAGGTCCCCCTGAGCGGGGAGTCCGTCCATCCCGCCGACGAATATTCGTATGTCCTGAGTGGCCGCGTCGAGATCGAGATCGGCGGGCAGGTCCATCTGGGCGGACCCGGCACCTTCATGCTCATCCCGGCGGGCGAAGGCCACGTCACGCGCGCCTTGGAGGACGCCGAGGTGCTGTGGTGGTGGGTCGGCTCCCCCGAGACCTTCACCGCCCTCAAGGCCGCCTATCCCGCCGAGGCCGCCGCGCTGGCCGCGCCGGTACCTGCGCCCGCGCCGGCCGCCCCTTTCCCCGATGCCCTACCCCCGAAGGAGACGCCATGA
- the hpaB gene encoding 4-hydroxyphenylacetate 3-monooxygenase, oxygenase component: MAARTGAQFLERLRRHAPNLYVDGARVEDPTTHPATRNIAASLAGLYDLQHDPRWRDLLTFEEGGERYAAAFMVPQTKADLRRIGEAHRVRANYSLGTLGRAPDYMNTNVMAAGMASAYFAQGEAGGEPGSGRDFAGNMRRYFEYVRDHDLCLTHALTNPQVNRGKQASELPDPYIAMGIVEETEAGVVVRGARMLATLPIADEILIFPSTVIKENGDRSRYAVGFGLPTDTPGLYFQCREPFDLGRDVEDHPLSSRFDEQDAFVIFDDVLVPWERVFLMYDMTLANQAYARTDAVLHMAYQVVNQKVAKTEAFLGVAQGIVETVGSGQFQHVQAKVSEIIVTLEIMKALEVAAVEGAELNAYGVMTPARGPLDAARNYYPAIYPRLNEIIQLLGASGIIMMPGKADREGPLGAFIEKHLQATNASAEERLKLFRLAWDLTLSSFGARQNLYEKHFFGDPVRMSSALYEVYDKRPYVERIRQFLNRPQPVAAD; this comes from the coding sequence ATGGCCGCCCGCACCGGAGCGCAATTCCTGGAGCGTCTGCGCCGGCACGCGCCCAACCTGTACGTGGACGGCGCGCGCGTGGAGGACCCCACCACCCACCCCGCCACCCGCAACATCGCCGCGTCGCTGGCCGGGCTGTACGACCTGCAACACGACCCGCGCTGGCGCGACCTGCTCACCTTCGAGGAGGGGGGCGAGCGCTATGCCGCCGCCTTCATGGTGCCGCAGACGAAGGCCGACCTGCGCCGTATCGGCGAGGCGCACCGGGTCCGCGCGAACTACTCGCTGGGTACCCTGGGCCGCGCGCCCGACTACATGAACACCAACGTGATGGCCGCCGGGATGGCGAGCGCGTACTTCGCCCAGGGCGAGGCCGGCGGCGAGCCGGGGAGCGGGCGCGACTTCGCCGGGAACATGCGCCGCTATTTCGAGTACGTGCGCGACCACGACCTGTGCCTGACCCACGCCCTGACCAACCCGCAGGTGAACCGGGGCAAACAGGCCTCCGAGCTGCCCGACCCCTACATCGCCATGGGCATCGTCGAGGAGACCGAGGCGGGGGTGGTCGTGCGCGGCGCGCGGATGCTCGCCACGCTGCCCATCGCCGACGAGATCCTGATCTTCCCGTCCACCGTCATCAAGGAAAATGGCGACCGCAGCCGCTACGCGGTGGGTTTCGGGCTGCCGACCGACACGCCGGGCCTGTACTTCCAGTGCCGTGAGCCCTTCGACCTGGGGCGGGATGTCGAGGACCATCCGCTGTCGAGCCGCTTCGACGAGCAGGACGCCTTCGTGATCTTCGACGACGTGCTCGTGCCCTGGGAACGTGTGTTCCTGATGTATGACATGACCCTCGCCAACCAGGCCTATGCCAGGACGGACGCCGTGCTGCACATGGCCTACCAGGTCGTGAACCAGAAGGTCGCCAAGACCGAGGCCTTCCTGGGCGTCGCGCAGGGCATCGTCGAGACGGTCGGCAGCGGGCAGTTCCAGCACGTGCAGGCGAAGGTCAGCGAGATCATCGTGACGCTGGAGATCATGAAGGCGCTGGAGGTAGCGGCCGTCGAGGGGGCCGAACTTAACGCCTACGGCGTGATGACCCCGGCGCGCGGGCCGCTGGACGCCGCGCGCAACTACTACCCGGCGATCTACCCGCGCCTGAACGAGATCATCCAGCTGCTGGGCGCGTCGGGGATCATCATGATGCCGGGCAAGGCCGACCGCGAGGGCCCGCTGGGCGCCTTCATCGAGAAGCATCTCCAGGCGACGAACGCCAGCGCCGAGGAGCGCCTCAAGCTCTTCCGGCTCGCCTGGGACCTGACCCTGAGCAGCTTCGGCGCGCGCCAGAACCTCTACGAGAAGCACTTCTTCGGCGACCCTGTCCGGATGTCGAGCGCGCTGTACGAGGTCTACGACAAGCGGCCCTACGTCGAGCGCATCCGGCAGTTCCTGAACCGGCCCCAGCCCGTGGCGGCCGACTGA